The genomic stretch TCTACCTTttcttgttttatttatttctttgtcatttattataactaAAGAgcatttatcattatatataaaattgttatcttcatatattttttcatcatttactACCCCTGTATTATTTCCTACCCTCATTTTATTGCTTATAAAAAATTGCATAAAATgaatgtaaatttttttttgcacgCTAACAAAAAGTCCTCATGAACATTAAAATGGGTGACAAATTATGAATGAGAAATATAGGAATTAAGAAtaggaaaaggaaaaagaaaatgaaaaagaaaaagaaaaagaaaaagaaaaaataacaaaaagaaactgtttttataatattttaaatggttatatgaaaaatatatatatatatattatattttatatcctcaaaaaaatatatataaataataatatacgttaaaaaaaaaaaaaaaaaaaaattttaggaataatatttaatacttttttaaaaaggaaacaatatttatatttctttatattatattgaatttatatatatttatataaaatataattttgttctccttgatatatattattattgaacTTCAAAATAAACGTTGTTtttaatttgaaaaaaaaaaaaaaaataaaataaaaaaaaataaggtttatataaatgtgaaggatatatttatataaaggaTAAATGTTATctataataatgatacaaATGACAactaattaatattataaacacataaatatataaatatatatatatatatatataatatatatatatttccttttttttgtttatttctatttttaccTAATTTTAAGTATGGAATATAAAAGCATCGATTTTGAGGAgctgaaaaaaaaagtaagaGAGGAAAAAACAAgcgaaaaaaataatgaaaacaaACAAAGTagcaaaaatgaaaattatgtAGAACTATTGAGAGATCAAGTAAATGGAAAATATTTGAAAGAACTTAATAATGATACTAATAACAAAAAGGATGTTTTACCCTCCTccttaaaaaataacataacctgtaaaataataaattcattttatatttataattacatacaactattattaaatgaaggAAGTAACAAAAGTGTATACATATTAGATATTCGAAAAGAAGATTTATTTAACCAGGGTCATATTAAGAgtagtattaatatatataataaaaagatgatgatacaaataaataaagaaatgatATGTAAAgacaatttaaaaattatcttttatgatcagaataatatgaataatatatatgatgattgtattaatttatataatgtctatttttcaaatattaaaGTAGAGaacatatacattttaaaagGAGGATATGAAGATTTTGAAAGAGAATATTGTTTCTtgtgtatttataaaaatgttgatGTAAAAGGACAAATTTCttcacatatttataatagtagtgcatatataaattatcctATAAAAATGTTTGATAACTTATATTTAGGAaacattattcatataaataatatttttataaatgattttttgaacatcaaatatatttatgattttaCATCAACTGGTTTTGTTATAAAAacagaaaataaagaaacaaggaaaaataaggaacttttatattttagatataatgtatatactaaaaattttgaaaataCAAATTCTTTGAATAATGAATCTAttaattattacaattttttagatatacatatgatatataaagtTATTACTTCTATGATAAGTACAAATCAAAATGATATAtctcataataataataataatgatgatgatgatgtaatatataatgatcagaataataatatggctTTATGTACAAACCAagtaaaagataataatacatcatttataaaacaaaataaagaacagttaatatgttatataaattctacacataataacaaaaaacaaaatatgaataatcaaaataatatccttattatatgtaatcaTGGAATGAAAAATCCTACAtcagaaaaaacaaatagtATAAGtcttattatatgtatgtgttatattatgtatataaaaaaatataacccTAATTTAATTATTGCCTATAtgctaaaaatatataataactgGAGTATAAATTCTCAGACAAAATCATTTTTAGAAAGTTTCTATCAATCCCTAATTAAgtgtaattataatttatcaaaatattattcaaaaaaatatatatgttataataaagaggaacatataaatatttcaacAGATAATCATAATCAAACGGAATCactattaaatattataacaagTGATAATTATAGGaaattatttgataaatacgaattaaataaaaattatatatatttacagtatgatgaaaaatatgtacTAAATATCAAACaagaacatataatattagatataaatataataaaacaacaaATAAATGACCAGGATATAACAATATCTTATGAATATGTAATAATGTCcatcttattttatttttataatattacaacaATAAATTATGAACATATTAATGAAGTCTTACAAATTATTACACATATACTAAATAAGAAACAAAATTATCATCAGCTTTATTTAATAGTTCCTTACATATCattaatcataataaatatatgtaaaatattaacataCAACACAATTGAAAACAATAGTATTAACAATACAAATTTAGAAAATCATGACAATGTAAAATATACTTTATTTCatctaatatataaaaatattattatatgtattgatatattaataaataatgatgatatatctAATCATATAATTAATGAAGAATTTGATGTTACATGTTTAACAAACCAGgtctatataaaaaataaaaatattgataaaaaattttatataatattattatcattaaaatattttcttataacACTTTTGCATTTATATCTTAATCCACACATAACAAATACGAAATTTTTAACTGTAGATAAAATATTCTATctattgaaaaaaattgataCCTTTTCAGACTATTATTATTctgtttttaaaataaacattAACATATTTCAGAGTGAAAATTATGAGGCAAAAATATGTTCAGCCGATTATTTGCCCTTATATTTTTCGGATATATTAAGACCATTTAtagtaataaataattacataAACTAATAAACATGGAAATGTATTAAAAGCaagtatataaaacaatacaaatatatacacacatacatacatacatat from Plasmodium falciparum 3D7 genome assembly, chromosome: 13 encodes the following:
- a CDS encoding mitogen-activated protein kinase phosphatase 1, putative; its protein translation is MEYKSIDFEELKKKVREEKTSEKNNENKQSSKNENYVELLRDQVNGKYLKELNNDTNNKKDVLPSSLKNNITCKIINSFYIYNYIQLLLNEGSNKSVYILDIRKEDLFNQGHIKSSINIYNKKMMIQINKEMICKDNLKIIFYDQNNMNNIYDDCINLYNVYFSNIKVENIYILKGGYEDFEREYCFLCIYKNVDVKGQISSHIYNSSAYINYPIKMFDNLYLGNIIHINNIFINDFLNIKYIYDFTSTGFVIKTENKETRKNKELLYFRYNVYTKNFENTNSLNNESINYYNFLDIHMIYKVITSMISTNQNDISHNNNNNDDDDVIYNDQNNNMALCTNQVKDNNTSFIKQNKEQLICYINSTHNNKKQNMNNQNNILIICNHGMKNPTSEKTNSISLIICMCYIMYIKKYNPNLIIAYMLKIYNNWSINSQTKSFLESFYQSLIKCNYNLSKYYSKKYICYNKEEHINISTDNHNQTESLLNIITSDNYRKLFDKYELNKNYIYLQYDEKYVLNIKQEHIILDINIIKQQINDQDITISYEYVIMSILFYFYNITTINYEHINEVLQIITHILNKKQNYHQLYLIVPYISLIIINICKILTYNTIENNSINNTNLENHDNVKYTLFHLIYKNIIICIDILINNDDISNHIINEEFDVTCLTNQVYIKNKNIDKKFYIILLSLKYFLITLLHLYLNPHITNTKFLTVDKIFYLLKKIDTFSDYYYSVFKININIFQSENYEAKICSADYLPLYFSDILRPFIVINNYIN